A genomic window from Lotus japonicus ecotype B-129 chromosome 1, LjGifu_v1.2 includes:
- the LOC130734113 gene encoding phosphoglycerate mutase-like protein 1, which yields MDSAAGQILYPLHHCKTVHLVRHAQGVHNVEGEKNHDAYLSNDLFDAHLTPLGWNQVDNLRKHVKGHGLSRSVELVVVSPLLRTMQTAVGVFGGEIYSDGINEPPLMIESVGSSDHPAVSSLNCPPFIAKELCREQMGLHPCDKRRSISEYRNMFPAIDFSLVETDEDTLWTPEREKKEDVAARGLKFLEWLSTRKEKEIAVVTHSSFLFNTLSAFGNDCHPNIKSEICKHFANCELRSMVIIDRGVIGSNESTTNYPGKIPRGPDLPSESAD from the exons ATGGATAGTGCTGCAGGTCAAATTCTCTACCCTTTGCACCATTGCAAAACTGTTCACCTG GTTAGGCATGCCCAAGGGGTTCACAATGTTGAAGGAGAGAAGAACCACGATGCATACTTATCTAATGATCTTTTTGACGCACACCTAACCCCTCTCGGATGGAATCAG GTTGATAATCTGCGAAAGCATGTGAAGGGACATGGACTATCCAGGAGTGTTGAACTTGTAGTGGTTTCCCCATTGTTAAG GACCATGCAAACAGCAGTTGGAGTCTTTGGTGGTGAAATATACAGTGATGGAATTAATGAACCTCCTCTGATGATAGAAAGTGTGGGGAGTAGTGACCATCCTGCAGTTTCTAGTTTGAACTGTCCACCATTTATAGCAAAAGAGCTTTGCCGAGAGCAAATG GGACTTCATCCTTGTGACAAGAGAAGATCCATCAGCGAGTACCGGAATATGTTTCCAGCAATTGATTTTTCACTG GTTGAAACTGATGAGGACACTTTGTGGACACCtgaaagagagaagaaagaagacgTTGCTGCTAGGGGATTGAAGTTTTTGGAATG GTTGTCGACGCGTAAAGAGAAGGAGATAGCGGTTGTTACCCACAGCAGTTTTCTGTTTAATACCCTCAGTGCTTTTGGAAATGACTGTCATCCAAATATTAAGAGTGAAATATGCAAACA CTTTGCTAATTGTGAGCTTCGTTCAATGGTGATCATTGATAGAGG TGTGATTGGATCAAATGAATCAACTACAAACTATCCAGGAAAGATTCCTCGTGGCCCTGATCTTCCCAGTGAATCTGCTGACTAG